From the genome of Candidatus Desulfatibia profunda:
GAAATGGGTGATCTGCTGGAAGGAGAAGATCCGTTTTCCCTGCCGGGGAAAACGGGAAAAAGCGCCAAAACAAGAGCAAACATTCCTTTCAAAGATGAAACCCTCTATGATCTTTAACCCGAATTTTATTAGCCCGGCAATTAAAAGACCGTCATTCCGGCCCCCCGTTTGCACGGGGGCAGGCTGCGCGAAGCGGAGAGCCGGAATCCATAACCCATTGTATTTCATGGATTCCCGCTTTCGCGGGAATGACATGCGAAAAAAGCGCATTTTTTATATTTAATTGCCGGTTTAATAACGTTGAGGAGTTTTAGGGCCATGAAAAAAGAAATACTGGACAGGATCGAAATACAGCAGGGAGACATCACTCGACTTAAGCTGGATGCCATCGTGAATGCGGCCAACACGTCCCTTTTGGGTGGGGGCGGTGTTGACGGTGCCATCCACCGGGCGGCAGGGCCAGAGCTTTTGGCTGAATGCCGCACAATCGGAGGATGCCCAACCGGTGAAGCGCGCATAACCAAAGGATATAACCTTCCTGCCCGCCATGTGATCCATACGGTCGGTCCGGTTTACAGCGGAAAAGCCGACGACAGCAGGCTCCTGTCCCTGTGTTACCGCAACAGCCTGCGGCTTGCTGTCGAAAACCATATCACTTCCATAGCTTTTCCGGCGATCAGTTGCGGAGTGTACGGGTATCCTATCGAAGAGGCCTGCAAGATAGCAGTGGATACTACCTGTGAGTTTCTGAATACGAAC
Proteins encoded in this window:
- a CDS encoding O-acetyl-ADP-ribose deacetylase, with the protein product MKKEILDRIEIQQGDITRLKLDAIVNAANTSLLGGGGVDGAIHRAAGPELLAECRTIGGCPTGEARITKGYNLPARHVIHTVGPVYSGKADDSRLLSLCYRNSLRLAVENHITSIAFPAISCGVYGYPIEEACKIAVDTTCEFLNTNSTIQKVIFILFSSDSYDVYKNHLGQLRMIAFNNFGWIPLTNCI